Proteins encoded together in one Onychomys torridus chromosome 1, mOncTor1.1, whole genome shotgun sequence window:
- the Gda gene encoding guanine deaminase, which produces MCAARTPPLAHIFRGTFVHSTWTCPMEVLRDHLLGVSDSGKIVFLEESSQQEKLAKEWCFKPCEIRELSHHEFFMPGLVDTHIHAPQYAFSGSNVDLPLLEWLTKYTFPTEQKFQSTELAEEVYTRVVRRTLKNGTTTACYFGTIHTDSSLLLAEITDKFGQRAFVGKVCMDMNDTVPEYKETTEESVKETERFVSEMLQRNYSRVKPIVTPRFSLSCTETLMSKLGNIAQTHDLHIQSHISENREEVEAVKNLYPGYKNYTDVYDKNNLLTSKTVMAHGCYLSEEELNVFSERGASIAHCPNSNLSLSSGLLNVLDVLKYKVKIGLGTDVAGGYSYSMLDAIRRAVMVSNILLINKVNEKSLTLKEVFRLATLGGSQALGLDSEIGNFEVGKEFDALLINPKASDSPIDLFYGDFVGDISEAVIQKFLYLGDDRNIEEVYVGGKQVVPFSSSV; this is translated from the exons atAGTGTTTTTGGAAGAATCATCTCAACAAGAAAAACTGGCCAAAGAGTGGTGCTTCAAACCATGTGAGATCAGAGAGCTGAGCCACCA TGAGTTCTTCATGCCAGGCCTTGTTGATACACACATCCATGCTCCTCAGTATGCCTTTTCTGGAAGCAACGTAGACCTGCCACTTTTGGAGTGGTTGACCAAGTACACATTTCCTACAGAACAAAAGTTCCAGAGCACTGAACTTGCTGAAGAAGTCTACACCAGAGTTGTC agGAGAACACTAAAGAATGGTACAACCACAGCTTGCTACTTTGGAACAATTCACACTGACTCATCCCTGCTCCTTGCGGAAATTACAG ATAAATTTGGACAGCGAGCATTTGTGGGCAAAGTATGCATGGACATGAACGACACTGTTCCAGAATACAAGGAGACCACTGAGGAATCAGTCAAGGAGACAGAGAG ATTTGTGTCAGAGATGCTTCAGAGGAAC TACTCAAGAGTGAAACCCATAGTGACTCCACGCTTTTCCCTTTCTTGCACGGAGACCCTGATGAGTAAACTTGGCAACATTGCCCAAACACATGATCTGCACATCCAG AGCCATATAAGTGAAAATCGTGAAGAAGTTGAAGCTGTGAAAAACTTATACCCTGGTTACAAAAACTACACAGATGTCTATGATAAAAATAATCTTCTGACAAGCAAG ACAGTCATGGCACATGGCTGCTACCTTTCTGAAGAAGAACTGAACGTCTTCAGTGAAAGAGGAGCATCCATTGCACATTGTCCCAACTCTAATTTATC GCTGAGCAGTGGCTTACTGAATGTACTTGATGTCCTGAAGTATAAAGTCAAGATAGGCCTGGGGACAG ATGTGGCTGGTGGTTACTCCTATTCCATGCTTGATGCCATCAGAAGGGCAGTGATGGTTTCCAACATCCTCTTAATCAATAAGGTGAATGAGAAAAGCCTCACCCTCAAAGAAGTCTTCAGACTAGCTACTCTTGGAGGAAGCCAAG CCCTTGGGCTAGATAGTGAGATTGGAAACTTTGAAGTTGGCAAGGAATTTGATGCTCTCTTGATCAATCCCAAAGCATCGGACTCTCCCATTGATCTGTTCTATGGGGATTTTGTTGGTGATATTTCTgag gcCGTTATCCAGAAGTTCCTCTACCTAG gaGATGACCGGAATATTGAGGAGGTTTATGTGGGTGGAAAGCAGGTGGTACCATTCTCCAGTTCAGTGTAA